In a single window of the Vicinamibacterales bacterium genome:
- a CDS encoding class I SAM-dependent methyltransferase has product MTRAVVLTLVLLSAATAGAQKTAQPDKRPRLFPPTELGLLEGPDRDAWQRPDQIMDALQIGESSVVADLGAGGGWFTVRLAQRVRPNGLVYAEDIQPQMIQAIERRVQREGFAKNVITVRGTADDPRLPGGTLDAVLIVDAYHEIERPITLLTNVRASLKPTGVVAIINSKKDGGGPGPTMDERIDPETVIADAAAAGLELRKRENFLRYQYMLTFGPAASAR; this is encoded by the coding sequence ATGACCCGCGCGGTCGTCCTGACGCTCGTGTTGCTGTCGGCGGCTACGGCCGGCGCCCAGAAGACAGCGCAGCCCGACAAGCGGCCGCGACTGTTTCCGCCGACGGAGCTCGGTCTCCTGGAAGGTCCCGATCGCGACGCCTGGCAGCGTCCGGATCAGATCATGGACGCGCTGCAGATCGGTGAGAGCAGCGTGGTGGCAGACCTGGGCGCGGGCGGCGGGTGGTTCACCGTCCGCCTGGCGCAGCGGGTCAGGCCCAACGGGCTCGTCTACGCGGAAGACATCCAGCCGCAGATGATCCAGGCGATCGAACGGCGCGTGCAGCGCGAGGGCTTCGCGAAGAACGTCATCACGGTGCGCGGCACCGCCGACGATCCGCGGCTGCCCGGCGGCACGCTCGACGCCGTCCTCATCGTCGATGCCTATCACGAGATCGAGCGTCCGATCACGCTGCTCACCAACGTCCGCGCGTCGCTGAAGCCGACCGGCGTCGTCGCGATCATCAACTCGAAGAAGGACGGCGGCGGACCCGGCCCGACCATGGACGAGCGCATCGATCCGGAGACGGTGATCGCCGACGCCGCCGCGGCGGGGCTCGAGTTGCGCAAGCGCGAGAACTTCCTGCGCTATCAGTACATGCTGACGTTCGGCCCGGCGGCCTCGGCGCGATGA
- a CDS encoding aspartate ammonia-lyase — protein MATRIERDPLGELPVPAEAYYGVQTQRAVENFPISGLTAPAPLVTATILVKRACARANATLGRLDATIADAIVRAADEILAGQLRDQFVVDVYQAGAGTSHNMNANEVLANRAAELLGEPKGTYRRVHPNDHVNMGQSTNDVFPTSTRLALLLVLPDGLGAAARLAEALEAKSREFARSLKTGRTHLQDAVPITFGQEFGGYAANVRHAAGELQHAGGALHELNLGSTAVGTGLNAGDDFTSAAIDDLSRSVSLPLTPARNRFRVTQSMGDVLAYSGALRRLAVEVDRVASDLRLLSMGPRAGIAEVQLPAVQPGSSIMPGKVNPSVPEMVNQVCHQVWGCDAAILAATAAGQLELNVMMPVIAWNALHASLILRNAMQVFADRAVSGLRADEARARELMDRSTAVATALSPYIGYAATAEIAKEAVKTGRSIAEIVRERRLLPDAQLDDILSPEAMTSPGIPGRRPA, from the coding sequence ATGGCCACGCGGATCGAGCGCGATCCTCTTGGCGAGCTGCCGGTGCCCGCCGAGGCGTACTACGGGGTGCAGACGCAGCGCGCCGTCGAGAATTTCCCGATCAGCGGCCTGACGGCGCCGGCGCCGCTCGTCACCGCGACGATTCTGGTCAAGCGGGCCTGCGCGCGGGCCAACGCGACCCTCGGCCGTCTCGACGCGACGATCGCCGACGCCATCGTCCGCGCCGCCGACGAGATCCTTGCCGGACAGCTCCGCGACCAGTTCGTCGTCGACGTCTACCAGGCGGGCGCCGGCACCTCACACAACATGAACGCGAACGAGGTGCTGGCCAACCGCGCGGCCGAGCTGCTCGGCGAGCCGAAGGGTACTTACCGCCGCGTCCATCCCAACGATCACGTCAACATGGGACAGTCGACGAACGACGTGTTCCCGACGTCGACGCGGCTGGCGCTGCTGCTGGTGCTGCCTGATGGACTCGGCGCTGCGGCGCGCCTCGCCGAGGCGCTCGAGGCCAAGTCACGCGAGTTCGCGCGATCGCTCAAGACGGGCCGCACGCACCTGCAGGATGCCGTGCCGATCACCTTCGGCCAGGAGTTCGGCGGCTACGCCGCCAACGTGCGCCACGCGGCCGGAGAACTGCAGCACGCCGGCGGCGCGCTGCACGAGCTCAATCTCGGGTCGACCGCCGTCGGCACCGGGCTCAACGCCGGCGACGATTTCACGAGCGCGGCGATCGATGACCTGTCGCGATCGGTATCGCTGCCGCTGACGCCGGCGCGCAACCGCTTCCGCGTCACGCAGAGCATGGGCGACGTGCTCGCCTATTCCGGCGCGCTGCGCCGGCTCGCCGTCGAGGTGGACAGGGTTGCCTCGGATCTGCGCCTGCTCAGCATGGGCCCGCGTGCCGGCATCGCCGAAGTGCAGCTGCCGGCCGTCCAGCCTGGGTCGTCGATCATGCCGGGCAAGGTCAATCCTTCGGTGCCCGAGATGGTCAACCAGGTCTGCCATCAGGTGTGGGGCTGCGACGCCGCGATCCTCGCCGCCACCGCAGCGGGGCAACTCGAGTTGAACGTGATGATGCCGGTGATCGCCTGGAACGCACTGCACGCGTCGTTGATTCTCCGCAACGCGATGCAGGTGTTCGCCGATCGCGCGGTGTCGGGCCTGCGCGCCGACGAGGCGCGCGCGCGCGAGCTGATGGATCGCAGCACGGCGGTCGCCACCGCCCTGAGCCCCTACATCGGATACGCCGCCACCGCCGAGATCGCCAAGGAAGCGGTCAAGACCGGGCGCTCGATCGCGGAGATCGTCCGTGAACGCCGGCTGCTGCCCGACGCGCAGCTCGACGACATCCTCTCGCCCGAAGCCATGACCTCGCCCGGCATCCCCGGACGCAGGCCTGCATGA
- a CDS encoding FumA C-terminus/TtdB family hydratase beta subunit — protein MLPSFLESMVRLIARTSTDLPPDVRTAMGLALSSEAPETRAGQALTIIAQNIDAATSCEGPICQDTGMPTFEVRVPVGVNQIWMKQQIREAVAEATRLGKLRPNSVDSITGENSGNNLGPGTPIIHVEQWEREAIEVKLILKGGGCENTNAQYALPADLDHLGRADRSLEGVRKAVLHAVWKAQGKGCAPGAVGVCVGGDRTSGYLHAKEQLFRTLDDVNPDPRLAAVEDAVMDAANQLAVGPMGFGGATSLIGCKIGALNRLPASFFVSVAYDCWAFRRLGVVLDANSGAITEWLYRDGDRPSQPLLTPEQVAAGFPRTGREVRLQAPIRDEDVRALEVGDVVLISGRVFTGRDQVHHHLMSHEPPVDLRGSVLYHCGPVVMKEEQRAGAPRPTGEDGWKVTAAGPTTSIREEPYQAEILERYGVRVVIGKGGMGPKTLAGLKASGAVYLNAIGGAAQFYARCIDRVAGVSLLQFGTPEAMWHLDVTDFPAIVTMDAHGNSLHKDVEAASAARLASVRG, from the coding sequence ATGCTTCCGTCCTTCCTCGAGAGCATGGTGCGTCTGATCGCCCGTACCTCGACCGATCTGCCGCCCGATGTGCGCACGGCGATGGGGCTGGCGCTCTCGTCCGAGGCTCCGGAGACGCGCGCCGGCCAGGCGCTGACGATCATCGCGCAGAACATCGACGCGGCGACGAGCTGCGAAGGACCGATCTGCCAGGATACCGGCATGCCGACGTTCGAGGTGCGGGTGCCGGTCGGGGTCAACCAGATCTGGATGAAGCAGCAGATTCGCGAAGCGGTCGCCGAGGCGACCAGGCTCGGCAAGCTCCGTCCCAACTCCGTCGATTCGATCACCGGCGAGAACTCGGGCAACAACCTGGGCCCTGGCACGCCGATCATCCACGTCGAGCAGTGGGAGCGCGAGGCGATCGAGGTGAAGCTGATCCTGAAAGGGGGCGGCTGCGAGAACACCAACGCGCAGTACGCGCTGCCCGCCGATCTCGATCACCTCGGCCGAGCCGATCGTTCGCTCGAGGGGGTGCGGAAGGCCGTCCTGCACGCGGTGTGGAAGGCCCAGGGGAAGGGCTGCGCGCCCGGCGCGGTGGGCGTCTGCGTCGGCGGCGACCGCACCTCGGGCTACCTCCACGCCAAGGAACAGCTCTTTCGCACGCTCGACGACGTCAATCCGGATCCGCGGCTCGCGGCGGTGGAAGACGCCGTCATGGACGCCGCGAACCAGCTCGCGGTCGGCCCGATGGGCTTCGGCGGCGCGACCTCGCTCATCGGCTGCAAGATTGGCGCGCTCAACCGCCTGCCGGCGAGTTTTTTCGTGTCGGTCGCCTACGACTGCTGGGCGTTCCGCCGGCTCGGCGTCGTGCTCGACGCCAACAGCGGGGCGATCACCGAGTGGCTGTATCGCGACGGCGACCGGCCGTCGCAGCCGCTGCTGACCCCCGAACAGGTGGCCGCCGGCTTTCCGCGCACCGGGCGCGAAGTTCGCCTGCAGGCGCCGATCCGCGACGAAGACGTCCGTGCGCTCGAGGTCGGCGACGTCGTGCTCATCTCGGGCCGCGTGTTCACCGGCCGCGATCAGGTGCACCACCATCTCATGAGCCATGAGCCGCCGGTGGATCTGCGCGGCTCGGTGCTCTATCACTGTGGACCGGTCGTGATGAAGGAGGAACAGCGTGCGGGCGCGCCGAGGCCAACCGGCGAGGACGGCTGGAAGGTCACCGCCGCCGGACCGACGACGAGCATCCGCGAGGAGCCGTACCAGGCGGAGATTCTCGAGCGCTACGGTGTCCGCGTGGTCATCGGCAAGGGCGGGATGGGGCCGAAGACGCTCGCCGGCCTGAAGGCGTCGGGCGCGGTCTACCTCAACGCCATCGGTGGCGCGGCGCAGTTCTACGCGCGCTGCATCGATCGAGTCGCAGGCGTCTCGCTGCTGCAGTTCGGCACGCCGGAAGCCATGTGGCACCTCGACGTCACCGACTTTCCCGCCATCGTCACGATGGACGCGCACGGAAACAGCCTGCACAAAGATGTGGAAGCCGCGTCGGCCGCGCGTCTTGCCTCCGTCCGAGGCTGA
- the erpA gene encoding iron-sulfur cluster insertion protein ErpA has translation MINVTPSAATKISELLSEEHKTEAGLRVFVQGGGCSGFQYGLMIDEGEGDASTDSVIESNGVKLLVDPISARYLRGAEVDFVDNVTGGGFTIKNPNAKSTCGCGSSFSV, from the coding sequence ATGATTAACGTGACACCATCTGCCGCGACCAAGATCAGCGAGCTCCTCAGCGAGGAGCACAAGACCGAGGCGGGGCTGCGCGTCTTCGTCCAGGGTGGCGGCTGCTCCGGATTCCAGTACGGCCTGATGATCGACGAGGGCGAAGGGGACGCCTCGACCGACTCCGTCATCGAATCGAACGGGGTCAAGCTCCTGGTCGACCCGATCAGCGCGCGCTACCTGCGCGGCGCGGAAGTCGATTTCGTCGACAACGTCACCGGCGGCGGCTTCACCATCAAGAACCCGAACGCCAAGTCGACCTGCGGCTGCGGCTCGTCGTTCAGCGTGTAG
- a CDS encoding PHP domain-containing protein: protein MIDLHLHTTASDGSLSPSELVERAGAAGLTIIAITDHDTTAGSCAARAAARAAGIELVAGIEISAVADDRDVHMLGYFIDVESAPLRGFLDRQRRERLRRAGKIGDRLAALGCPVDVEAIVSGAGGGRTIGRPQLADALVRGGYAADRDEAFTRYLTPGAPAFVPRCGATPAEVVDVVHQAGGVVSLAHPGLTDRDDLIPGLVGGGLDAIEVRHSDQDAATEARYRALAAALGIAVTGGSDYHGNVGRRAGMLGAVVLPPADFEALRVVAERRRAVR from the coding sequence TTGATCGATCTCCATCTCCACACGACCGCCTCCGACGGCAGCCTGTCGCCGTCGGAGCTCGTCGAGCGCGCCGGCGCCGCCGGCCTCACCATCATCGCCATCACCGATCACGATACGACGGCCGGCTCATGCGCCGCGCGGGCGGCGGCGCGCGCCGCGGGCATCGAACTGGTTGCCGGCATCGAGATCAGCGCGGTCGCGGACGACCGCGACGTGCACATGCTCGGCTACTTCATCGACGTCGAGTCGGCGCCGCTCCGCGGCTTTCTCGATCGGCAGCGCAGGGAGCGCCTGCGACGCGCCGGTAAAATCGGCGACCGTCTGGCGGCGCTCGGCTGTCCTGTCGACGTCGAGGCTATCGTCAGCGGCGCCGGCGGCGGCCGCACCATCGGGCGTCCGCAGCTGGCCGATGCGCTCGTACGCGGCGGCTACGCCGCCGATCGCGACGAGGCGTTTACGCGCTATCTCACGCCGGGCGCTCCAGCGTTCGTGCCGCGCTGCGGTGCCACTCCGGCCGAGGTGGTGGACGTCGTGCACCAGGCCGGCGGCGTCGTGTCGCTCGCGCACCCGGGCCTGACGGATCGCGACGATCTGATTCCGGGGCTCGTCGGCGGCGGACTCGACGCCATCGAGGTGCGGCATTCCGATCAAGACGCCGCCACCGAAGCGCGGTACCGCGCGCTCGCCGCCGCGCTCGGCATCGCGGTCACCGGCGGGTCGGACTATCACGGTAACGTCGGCCGGCGCGCCGGGATGCTCGGGGCGGTGGTGCTGCCGCCGGCGGATTTCGAGGCGCTTCGCGTTGTGGCCGAGCGGCGGCGGGCCGTCCGCTGA
- a CDS encoding ATP-binding cassette domain-containing protein has translation MAAVLHVAGVRKHYSALRPLRINQLSIDPGERVSLSGLDAGAAEVLVNLVTGASVPDEGEVSVGGRRTAAIADGDDWLAWLDRFGIVSPRAVLLDAVTLLQNLAMPLTLQIDPMPADAAARATSVAREAGIDERWLDQPLAALSEAIKMRAHLVRAVMLNPVLLILEHPTATLEKSEGRLFGEAVARVAGARALATLAISEDAGFAAAAASRRLVLHAASGELQARRRGLFGW, from the coding sequence ATGGCGGCGGTCCTGCACGTCGCGGGTGTGCGCAAACACTACAGCGCGTTGCGCCCGCTGCGAATCAATCAACTCTCGATCGACCCCGGCGAGCGGGTCTCGCTGTCCGGGCTCGACGCGGGCGCGGCAGAGGTCCTCGTCAATCTGGTGACCGGGGCCTCGGTGCCGGACGAAGGGGAAGTGAGCGTCGGCGGCCGCCGCACGGCGGCGATTGCCGATGGCGACGACTGGCTCGCCTGGCTCGATCGCTTCGGCATCGTCAGCCCCCGCGCCGTCCTGCTCGATGCGGTCACCCTCCTGCAGAACCTGGCGATGCCGCTGACGCTGCAGATCGATCCAATGCCGGCCGACGCGGCGGCCCGCGCGACCTCGGTCGCCCGCGAAGCTGGCATCGACGAGCGCTGGCTCGATCAGCCGCTGGCCGCGCTGTCAGAGGCGATAAAGATGCGCGCGCACCTGGTCCGCGCCGTCATGCTGAATCCGGTGCTGCTGATTCTGGAACACCCCACCGCGACGCTCGAGAAGAGCGAGGGACGGCTGTTCGGAGAAGCCGTCGCCCGGGTTGCCGGGGCGCGTGCGCTCGCGACGCTCGCTATCTCGGAAGACGCCGGGTTCGCCGCCGCCGCCGCGTCGCGCCGGCTCGTGCTGCACGCCGCGAGCGGCGAGCTCCAGGCCCGCCGGCGAGGTCTGTTCGGGTGGTGA
- a CDS encoding HAD family hydrolase, producing MHLILFDIDGTLVLTGRAGMRAMNRACADLVRAENAMAGVTFAGRTDWSILDDILRNHGHTLDATLLDELRGRYVAHLAEEIQFPGEGVNDVMPGIRPLLDALAARADVRTGLLTGNFVEGARIKLEHFDLWKYFAWGAFGGDAANRNELVPIAAARARDHGIDVDVIRPADVFVVGDTPNDIECALVAGATPVAVATGSYTVEQLRSAGADIVFDDLGDTNAFLRLLDG from the coding sequence ATGCATCTGATCCTCTTCGACATCGACGGGACTCTCGTGCTGACCGGCCGCGCCGGCATGCGCGCGATGAATCGAGCCTGCGCGGATCTGGTACGCGCCGAGAACGCGATGGCCGGGGTCACGTTTGCCGGCCGCACCGACTGGAGCATTCTCGACGACATCCTCCGCAATCACGGCCACACGCTCGACGCCACTTTGCTCGACGAGCTGCGGGGCCGCTACGTCGCGCATCTTGCCGAGGAGATCCAGTTCCCTGGCGAGGGTGTAAACGACGTGATGCCCGGGATTCGCCCCCTGCTGGACGCGCTCGCCGCGCGCGCCGACGTGCGGACTGGTCTCCTCACCGGCAATTTCGTCGAGGGGGCCCGCATCAAGCTGGAGCACTTCGATCTTTGGAAGTACTTTGCGTGGGGCGCCTTCGGCGGCGACGCCGCCAATCGAAACGAGCTGGTGCCGATTGCCGCGGCGCGCGCCCGCGACCACGGGATCGACGTCGACGTCATCCGACCCGCCGACGTCTTCGTCGTCGGAGACACGCCGAACGACATCGAGTGCGCCCTCGTCGCCGGCGCCACCCCCGTCGCCGTCGCGACCGGCAGCTATACCGTCGAGCAGCTCCGCTCGGCCGGAGCAGACATCGTTTTTGACGATCTCGGAGACACCAATGCCTTTTTGCGTCTCCTGGATGGATAA
- a CDS encoding YdcF family protein: MQPAVRRRLAGLAAALLASGVWAFLHAGTYLQHEDDLRHADAIFVLAGTRFERALEGWDLYQEGYAPAILLSPGQDDAAAAIVRAKGVHVPGEAEPVRDALIALGARRDAVTIAEGVVDNTAAEALMLGETARRRGWHDVIVVTSKYHTRRAGFAMRRALAGTDLRIIMRASRYDGSDPAHWWRHRGDVRWLMQEWPKLLAYRLGLAS; this comes from the coding sequence ATGCAACCGGCCGTCCGCCGCCGCCTGGCGGGCCTTGCAGCGGCATTGCTCGCGTCCGGTGTGTGGGCGTTTCTCCACGCGGGGACGTACCTCCAGCACGAAGACGATCTTCGCCATGCAGACGCCATCTTCGTCCTGGCGGGGACGCGTTTCGAACGGGCGCTGGAGGGCTGGGATTTGTACCAGGAGGGGTACGCGCCCGCCATCCTCCTCAGCCCGGGGCAGGACGACGCGGCGGCGGCGATCGTCCGCGCGAAAGGGGTGCACGTCCCGGGTGAAGCCGAACCGGTCCGCGACGCGTTGATCGCGCTCGGCGCTCGACGCGACGCCGTCACGATCGCGGAGGGCGTGGTGGACAATACGGCGGCCGAGGCGCTCATGCTCGGTGAGACGGCGCGGCGCCGCGGCTGGCACGACGTGATCGTCGTCACATCGAAGTACCACACGCGGCGCGCCGGGTTCGCGATGCGGCGCGCGCTCGCGGGAACGGACCTGAGAATCATCATGCGCGCGAGTCGCTACGACGGATCCGACCCGGCGCACTGGTGGCGGCACCGGGGCGACGTCCGCTGGCTCATGCAGGAATGGCCGAAGCTGCTGGCCTATCGCCTCGGGCTGGCCAGCTGA
- a CDS encoding cold shock domain-containing protein, with amino-acid sequence MPTGTIARLLIDKGFGFIRDEGGIEHFFHRSSVRGAVFELLREGQRVEFTPEDSGKGPRAGEVRLIED; translated from the coding sequence ATGCCAACCGGGACGATTGCTCGGCTCCTGATTGACAAGGGCTTCGGCTTCATCCGCGACGAAGGAGGCATCGAGCACTTCTTTCATCGCAGCTCGGTCCGTGGGGCGGTGTTCGAGCTGCTGCGCGAAGGGCAGCGCGTGGAATTCACGCCGGAGGATTCCGGCAAGGGTCCCCGTGCCGGCGAAGTTCGTCTCATCGAGGACTGA
- a CDS encoding nucleotidyltransferase family protein, translating to MIPAIVLAAGASSRMGSPKALLRTGDRTFLRCILDTLREGGVTATAVVVRPRSDAIVAEVAAAPPGRVVINGNPDRGQLSSLLAGLDVFDGPEVQAVLVALVDTPLITAATIAALLARVPLSRAPIVRATHGGRHGHPVVFSRSVFPALRAADLAAGAKTVVRAFDVDNLEVPDPGIMRDIDTPDDYQRLIGRDAR from the coding sequence GTGATCCCCGCCATCGTCCTGGCCGCCGGCGCGTCGAGCCGGATGGGCTCCCCCAAAGCGCTCTTGCGCACCGGAGATCGAACATTCCTTCGCTGCATTCTCGACACGCTGCGCGAGGGTGGCGTGACGGCGACCGCGGTGGTCGTCCGTCCCCGGTCTGACGCGATTGTCGCGGAGGTGGCCGCCGCCCCTCCTGGACGGGTCGTCATCAATGGCAATCCTGACAGGGGGCAGCTTTCGTCTCTGCTGGCCGGCCTCGACGTCTTCGATGGCCCGGAAGTCCAAGCCGTCCTCGTGGCCCTGGTCGATACGCCGCTCATCACGGCCGCGACGATTGCAGCTCTCCTCGCGCGAGTGCCGTTGTCGCGCGCGCCAATCGTCCGCGCCACTCACGGGGGCCGTCACGGCCACCCGGTCGTCTTCTCGCGAAGTGTGTTTCCCGCGCTGCGCGCCGCCGATCTGGCGGCCGGTGCGAAGACGGTCGTGCGCGCATTCGACGTCGACAACCTGGAGGTCCCCGATCCGGGCATCATGCGCGACATCGACACGCCCGACGACTACCAGCGGTTGATCGGGCGCGACGCACGATAG
- a CDS encoding MarC family protein codes for MLFSTTLLAILNPISSAVLFASMSARFGPAIQPRMANQSAFAVLVILLICAWTGRFVLQVLGINVAMLQAAGGLILLQYGLRMVSVEELKLTPAEEASAEEEPEAHWKTLAIVPLAIPGTVGAGSITTVIVEATTFKALRDLAIITAVCGLTALIMWIAFRSAARIAPRLGPIGLNVVTRVMGILVAATGFGLLGRGIGGLLPGLTH; via the coding sequence GTGCTCTTCTCAACGACGCTTCTGGCGATCCTGAATCCGATCAGTTCCGCGGTGCTGTTCGCCTCGATGTCGGCTCGCTTCGGTCCAGCGATCCAGCCTCGGATGGCCAACCAGAGTGCGTTCGCGGTGCTCGTCATCCTGCTCATCTGCGCGTGGACGGGACGGTTCGTGCTGCAGGTTCTCGGCATCAACGTAGCGATGCTGCAGGCCGCGGGGGGACTGATCCTGCTGCAGTATGGGTTGCGCATGGTGTCGGTCGAAGAACTGAAGCTGACACCGGCCGAGGAAGCCTCGGCCGAGGAGGAGCCGGAAGCGCACTGGAAGACGCTGGCGATCGTGCCGCTGGCCATCCCCGGCACCGTCGGCGCCGGCTCGATCACGACGGTGATCGTTGAAGCGACGACGTTCAAGGCACTGCGCGACCTGGCGATCATTACCGCCGTCTGCGGTCTGACGGCGCTCATCATGTGGATCGCGTTCCGCTCGGCTGCCCGCATCGCGCCCCGCCTCGGTCCGATTGGCCTCAACGTGGTGACGCGCGTCATGGGGATCCTCGTCGCCGCGACCGGCTTCGGTCTGCTCGGCCGCGGCATCGGCGGTCTGCTGCCGGGTCTGACGCACTGA